From Drosophila yakuba strain Tai18E2 chromosome 2L, Prin_Dyak_Tai18E2_2.1, whole genome shotgun sequence, one genomic window encodes:
- the LOC26536424 gene encoding cytochrome b-c1 complex subunit 6, mitochondrial translates to MAFHSWSSVPVVKADDDDQELVDPQAALREKCQAKGHIGSLYNKYQECNDRVNGKSKTTETCMEELFDFVAELDHCVAHSLFSKLK, encoded by the coding sequence ATGGCGTTTCATAGCTGGTCTTCGGTGCCTGTCGTCAAGGCCGATGACGACGATCAGGAGTTAGTTGATCCGCAAGCAGCCCTTAGGGAGAAGTGCCAGGCCAAAGGTCACATTGGGTCCCTGTACAACAAGTATCAAGAGTGCAATGATCGCGTGAATGGCAAGTCCAAAACAACTGAGACGTGCATGGAGGAATTGTTCGACTTCGTTGCTGAGTTGGATCATTGCGTTGCTCACAGTCTTTTCTCGAaactaaaataa
- the LOC6528626 gene encoding uncharacterized protein LOC6528626 — protein MAQILEEFITLTPLTCVQQCNALLGPTSGKPRSCFVFFTLFGVYCGVLIFRAYRTYSSKEEGDRENITEEVTLETKAENLNIGPGPSLVNEFVEQAKPILLQPVEFSSTDMRWRYCNHLPEPELKSDSDSENGVTERNDIDDLERMSNVVDNNDEHKPAASTSNATTQAHDDNADSEHVEPTLFSV, from the exons ATGGCTCAAATCCTGGAGGAGTTCATCACCCTAACGCCCTTGACTTGTGTGCAACAATGCAATGCTTTGCTAGGCCCAACATCAGGAAAACCGAGAAGCTGCTTTGTATTTTTTACACTATTTGGCGTTTACTGCGGCGTTCTCATCTTTCGGGCGTATCGTACATATTCCTCTAAGGAAGAAGGAGACAGGGAGAATATAACAGAAGAAGTTACCCTTGAGACTAAAGCGGAAAATTTGAACATAGGACCAGGCCCCAGTCTAGTGAATGAATTTGTGGAGCAAGCGAAGCCGATTCTGTTGCAGCCCGTCGAGTTTTCCAGTACTGACATGAG ATGGCGCTATTGCAACCACTTGCCGGAACCGGAACTAAAATCAGATTCTGATAGTGAAAACGGAGTAACCGAGAGAAATGATATTGATGACCTCGAAAGAATGAGCAATGTTGTAGATAATAATGATGAACACAAGCCGGCTGCATCCACATCGAATGCAACGACTCAGGCCCATGACGATAACGCCGATAGTGAACACGTCGAGCCCACACTCTTCTCGGTGTGa